One genomic segment of Dioscorea cayenensis subsp. rotundata cultivar TDr96_F1 unplaced genomic scaffold, TDr96_F1_v2_PseudoChromosome.rev07_lg8_w22 25.fasta BLBR01000881.1, whole genome shotgun sequence includes these proteins:
- the LOC120255199 gene encoding putative disease resistance protein RGA4: protein MRSFGQHLVQNYGYFQGDVEALEKAATSPSSSSVPKLQHLIITNNAPLNVIPNIVKKQTSVRTLIFTSKLKITKLPKDLFQKLKLLRILDISSSDCRVLPKSLFKLLHLRHLNLSCLPIKTLPDAIGNLINLQHLILRYCGSLLNLPESMTRLHKLRSIDVHQTPLTGMPIGISKLSQLTSFVGFVASDSSSYERLTEISNLKKLQTLHIVNLEVPNFLDSMVLPEHINLTDLTLSCRGEGQPYEEGEKKEMQECFEGLYPLSKSIQHIKINGYFGLKFPRWIMDLRFGKLKSLELLKCKYCTELPSLDGLPLLEHIRVEDACVGRVDMGDTSISFGDACPQITGDHQLSKAQVPSSRSCISCKKFGHSHNLQSTQP, encoded by the exons ATGCGCTCATTTGGTCAACATTTGGTTCAAAATTATGGTTATTTTCAAGGTGATGTAGAAGCATTGGAAAAAGCTGCAACTTCCCCCTCGTCATCTTCCGTACCAAAGCTACAACATTTGATAATCACAAATAATGCACCATTGAATGTAATTccaaatattgtgaaaaaacaGACATCGGTGAGAACACTCATTTTCACAAGCAAGCTTAAAATAACCAAGCTACCCAAAGATCTCTTCCAAAAGCTCAAGCTCTTGCGAATTTTGGATATAAGCAGCTCTGATTGTAGAGTCCTACCAAAATCTCTATTCAAGCTCCTCCACCTGCGTCACCTAAATCTCTCATGTTTGCCCATCAAGACACTTCCAGATGCTATAGGGAATCTCATCAATCTACAACACTTAATCCTCAGGTACTGTGGAAGTCTACTAAACCTCCCTGAGAGTATGACAAGATTGCACAAGCTCAGGAGCATTGACGTTCACCAAACACCACTGACAGGCATGCCAATTGGGATATCTAAACTATCTCAATTGACTAGTTTCGTTGGATTCGTGGCAAGTGACTCCTCAAGTTACGAAAGATTAACAGAAATTAGCAATCTAAAGAAGCTACAAACCCTCCACATTGTGAATTTGGAGGTTCCCAATTTTCTTGATAGCATGGTACTCCCAGAACATATTAATCTCACTGATCTCACGCTATCTTGTCGAGGAGAGGGTCAACCATATGAAGAAGGCGAGAAGAAAGAAATGCAAGAGTGCTTTGAGGGTCTATACCCTCTGTCTAAATCAATCCAACATATCAAGATCAATGGTTACTTCGGCCTAAAATTCCCTCGATGGATCATGGATTTACGTTTTGGTAAATTGAAAAGCCTTGAGTTGCTCAAGTGTAAATATTGCACGGAACTTCCATCGTTGGACGGGCTTCCTTTGTTGGAACATATTCGTGTCGAAGATGCGTG TGTGGGAAGAGTGGACATGGGAGACACATCAATCTCATTCGGTGATGCCTGTCCTCAAATTACTGGAGATCATCAACTGTCCAAAGCTCAGGTCCCTTCCTCAAGATCTTGCATATCATGCAAAAAGTTTGGCCACTCTCACAATCTACAAAGCACACAGCCTTGA
- the LOC120255200 gene encoding disease resistance RPP13-like protein 4: MWVDIYMMLRVVLSIVLWVVLVVLSVVISIFGFVAMMLLVMFWVGFMMLRVGVMILWLVLMIDNDEYRKLQEKIEYGLSVGDIIITFHVIMPRVVLMILVIMLLPLWNQMTKKMSRVRDDLTKLQERLEMAYRKLEYADEETMIVPYGTTNTLFHNLRGVSNDLQDISDELSKLEDKLETMDYKEHWYSLFIHVYQHLIYFPRQIQRQNKTLKTIGSKLEEILKQELNDGLTLFKLNTTVEYDTNLVGGIEQDTEKLVEKLMITRSSPGVHVYGIVGERGIGKTTLARKIFNHQTIKEKFQSPPPIWVDVHMNSTFHTIMNSTNKFGGDSIVHKKILVVLNDVNDSEVLKDISDYILEHWYLITNANVLVTTRYESVITHEGIYKLKLPLLSEEDGWALMCKLLFPDGEKGNMQHFEQIGKTMVNKCHGFPLSIKTIARILNAKDKNRSEWEKVLENIIVSLEPSNKTLPKPVYLLPYENLSSYIKQCFIFCAFFPEDYIFEKNILIQQWVAVGLVKKPSMPTEEEKGMTQQLFGRCSK, encoded by the exons ATGTgggttgatatatatatgatgttgcGGGTTGTGCTCTCGATTGTGTTGTGGGTTGTGTTAGTTGTGTTGTCCGTTGTTATATCAATATTTGGCTTTGTTGCTATGATGTTGCTGGTGATGTTTTGGGTTGGTTTTATGATGTTGCGGGTTGGTGTTATGATATTGTGGTTAGTTCTTATGATTGATAATGATGAATACAGGAAGCTGCAAGAAAAGATAGAATACGGCCTGTCCGTTGGTGATATAATAATTACCTTTCATGTTATAATGCCGCGGGTTGTTCTTATGATATTGGTGATCATGTTGCTACCCTTGTGGAATCAGATGACGAAGAAAATGTCGAGAGTGAGGGATGACCTCACAAAGTTACAAGAAAGGCTAGAAATGGCCTACCGCAAGTTGGAGTATGCTGATGAGGAGACGATGATTGTCCCATATGGCACCACCAACACCTTGTTTCATAATTTGAGAGGTGTTTCGAATGACTTGCAAGACATCAGCGATGAATTATCTAAGCTTGAGGATAAATTGGAGACAATGGATTACAAG GAACACTGGTATTCTCTTTTCATTCATGTATACCAGCACCTGATCTATTTTCCACGGCAAATTCagagacaaaataaaactctTAAAACTATTGGCTCCAAATTGGAAGAGATTCTCAAACAAGAGTTAAATGATGGTTTGACTTTATTTAAACTTAATACCACTGTAGAATATGATACTAATCTAGTTGGTGGAATAGAGCAGGATACTGAAAAACTAGTGGAGAAGTTAATGATCACCCGTAGTTCTCCGGGAGTCCATGTTTATGGGATTGTTGGGGAGAGAGGCATTGGCAAAACAACTCTAGCTAGAAAAATCTTCAACCaccaaacaataaaagaaaaattccaGTCGCCGCCACCGATATGGGTAGATGTTCACATGAATTCTACTTTTCATACAATAATGAATTCCACAAATAAATTTGGTGGTGATTCAATTGTACATAAGAAAATTTTGGTGGTTCTCAATGATGTTAATGACTCGGAAGTACTAAAAGACATAAGTGACTATATCCTTGAGCACTGGTATTTAATCACTAATGCCAATGTCTTAGTCACAACTAGGTATGAAAGTGTCATAACTCATGAGGGCATTTATAAACTTAAGTTGCCATTATTGTCGGAGGAGGATGGTTGGGCCTTGATGTGTAAATTATTATTTCCTGATGGTGAAAAGGGGAACATGCAACACTTCGAACAAATAGGTAAAACTATGGTGAACAAGTGTCATGGCTTTccactttcaatcaaaaccattgCTAGGATCCTAAATGCTAAAGACAAAAATCGTAGTGAGTGGGAGAAGGTCctagaaaatattattgtttcactAGAACCCTCAAATAAAACACTACCTAAGCCCGTTTATTTGCTCCCTTATGAGAACTTGTCGTCTTATATCAAGCAATGTTTCATCTTCTGTGCTTTCTTCCCCGAGGATTATATCTTCGAGAAGAATATTTTGATCCAACAATGGGTGGCTGTTGGGCTTGTGAAAAAACCATCAATgccaacagaagaagaaaagggaatgACACAACAACTTTTTGGAAGATGTAGCAAATGA